Proteins from one Patescibacteria group bacterium genomic window:
- the raiA gene encoding ribosome-associated translation inhibitor RaiA, whose amino-acid sequence MKIQIHNQNFDLTQAFQQYLEEKISALEKYQENIISFQVYLGRDTHHKKGEVYSVEVIASMPGQKNIIVKETDSDARRAVDIVQDKMARQIVKSKEKKVSRLRKTTRYFKSLKFWNKNHQ is encoded by the coding sequence ATGAAGATTCAAATTCATAATCAAAATTTTGATCTAACCCAAGCATTTCAACAATATTTAGAAGAAAAAATTTCTGCTCTAGAAAAATACCAAGAAAATATTATTAGTTTTCAAGTATACCTAGGTCGTGATACTCACCACAAAAAAGGTGAAGTATATTCAGTAGAGGTGATAGCTTCTATGCCTGGACAAAAAAATATTATAGTCAAAGAAACTGACAGTGATGCCCGAAGAGCTGTAGATATTGTCCAAGACAAAATGGCTAGACAAATTGTAAAAAGCAAAGAAAAAAAAGTCTCACGTCTTAGAAAAACCACCCGTTACTTTAAATCATTAAAATTCTGGAATAAAAATCACCAATAA
- a CDS encoding alanine--tRNA ligase, with the protein MTVKQLKDNFFQYFESKNHEIIDSASLVPDNDPTVLFTTAGMHPLVPYLMGEKHPEGKRLANVQKCLRTGDIDEVGDATHHTFFEMLGNWSLGDYFKKEAIEYSWEFLTKVLKLDPKKIGISIFGGNDEIKDYDQESEKYWIEIGVDPKMIDKVPANWWGPAGTTGPCGPDTEMFYWTGPGDAPTEFHESEKGWVEIWNDVLMEYNKTADGQFEKLAQKNIDTGMGLERTLAVINGLNDNYETELFQPIIKQLENISGKKYADDKRSFRIIADHIRSAVFLLGDPKGISPSNKDQGYVLRRLIRRAIRLGKKIGIEDNFSQKLAEVVIENYQNSYPELSQNKEFIITELAKEENKFRNTLDKGLREFDKQKNIDGKTAFVLFSTYGFPLEMTEELAKENNIQINKEEFETEFKRHQELSRTASAGMFKGGLADDSHNTKRHHTAAHLMLEALRRVLGDHVQQKGSNINEDRIRFDFSHPDKMTDEQKKQVEDIVNEQIKRKLPVHFEEMSVAEAKKIGATGVFEHKYGDKVKVYFMGDFSKEICGGPHVDNTEELGGFKINKEESSSAGVRRIKAILN; encoded by the coding sequence ATGACAGTCAAACAATTAAAAGACAATTTTTTCCAATATTTTGAAAGTAAGAACCATGAAATAATTGATTCTGCTTCACTTGTTCCAGACAATGATCCAACTGTGCTTTTTACTACTGCTGGCATGCACCCCTTGGTGCCCTATCTGATGGGTGAAAAACATCCTGAAGGTAAACGACTGGCTAATGTTCAAAAATGCTTGAGAACTGGAGACATTGATGAAGTAGGCGATGCTACTCATCATACTTTTTTTGAAATGCTTGGCAATTGGTCACTGGGTGATTATTTTAAAAAAGAAGCCATAGAATATTCCTGGGAATTTTTGACTAAAGTTCTAAAACTTGACCCAAAAAAAATTGGCATATCAATTTTTGGTGGTAATGATGAAATAAAAGATTATGACCAAGAATCAGAAAAATACTGGATTGAGATTGGCGTTGATCCAAAAATGATTGATAAGGTTCCAGCCAATTGGTGGGGACCAGCTGGCACAACAGGACCTTGTGGACCAGATACTGAAATGTTTTATTGGACAGGCCCAGGAGATGCTCCTACAGAATTTCACGAATCAGAAAAAGGCTGGGTGGAAATTTGGAATGATGTATTGATGGAGTACAATAAAACTGCTGATGGTCAGTTTGAAAAACTAGCTCAAAAAAATATAGACACCGGTATGGGTCTAGAAAGAACCTTGGCAGTAATAAACGGCTTAAATGATAATTACGAAACAGAACTTTTTCAGCCTATAATCAAACAACTTGAAAATATATCTGGTAAAAAATACGCCGATGACAAGAGGAGTTTTAGAATAATTGCCGATCATATTCGCTCGGCTGTATTTTTGCTAGGCGATCCCAAAGGAATTAGTCCATCAAACAAAGACCAAGGCTATGTTTTAAGACGTTTGATAAGACGAGCTATTAGGCTTGGCAAAAAAATAGGTATTGAAGATAATTTTTCTCAAAAATTAGCGGAAGTAGTAATTGAAAATTATCAAAATTCTTATCCTGAGTTATCTCAAAATAAAGAATTTATAATTACTGAGCTTGCCAAAGAAGAAAATAAATTTCGTAATACCTTAGACAAGGGTTTACGTGAATTTGACAAACAAAAAAATATTGATGGCAAAACAGCTTTTGTCCTATTTTCTACTTATGGCTTTCCCTTGGAAATGACTGAAGAATTGGCCAAAGAAAATAATATTCAAATAAACAAAGAAGAATTTGAGACCGAATTTAAAAGACACCAAGAATTATCACGCACAGCTTCTGCTGGCATGTTTAAAGGCGGCTTGGCTGATGACAGCCACAATACCAAACGTCATCACACTGCTGCTCACTTGATGCTTGAAGCTTTACGCCGAGTACTAGGCGACCATGTCCAGCAAAAAGGCAGTAACATCAATGAAGATAGAATACGCTTTGATTTTTCCCATCCTGACAAAATGACTGACGAGCAAAAAAAACAAGTAGAGGACATAGTCAATGAACAAATAAAAAGAAAGCTACCTGTCCATTTTGAAGAAATGAGTGTAGCTGAAGCCAAAAAAATAGGGGCTACCGGAGTATTTGAACACAAATATGGCGATAAAGTAAAGGTTTATTTTATGGGTGACTTTTCCAAAGAAATATGCGGTGGCCCACACGTAGACAACACTGAAGAATTGGGCGGTTTCAAAATAAACAAAGAAGAATCATCATCGGCTGGAGTCAGGCGTATCAAAGCAATTTTAAATTAA